In Rosa rugosa chromosome 4, drRosRugo1.1, whole genome shotgun sequence, the genomic stretch tttgaattttttttgtttggggtTTCATTTCAGGACGATGGCTCTGATGGTGCAGTAGATGGCTATGATAGTGGCCTTTTTTGGTGTACTATCTTTCATCTTCGGAATTATTGCGGAAAACAAGAAGGTATTGTGTGTTATGGGTCAAATTGGTGATTGTTATGTTGGAAAGACTGACTATTTTCCTTGTGTTACTTTGTGCATCCTGAAATTTGATCCATGATATTCTTAAGTTGTTATTTGTGGATGGTGGTTTGTTTTTATTAGGGATTAGTTATTTACCATGATTTATACAGCATCAAATATTGAATTTTGAGTGTGTTCTATCTCTGTGAGGCTGGATTTTGTGTAATTTAATGATTGTAGATTGGAGGAATTAGTATTATACTTTGTAAGTCTTTTTCCTTTCAGGTACTGTTAGTATTGCATCAATCATTGATGCCTTGAATCTAAAGAATACTGGTGCCTGGATAATTTCTGGTTAACAGTCGGTGACTGAGTATTGCCTGCATATCCTTTTGCTAGAATTCTCTATTAGTGCGTCTCATGGTGCATAATACACCCCTTCAATGGTGTTCATTAATTGGGGGATGAATTTTTGAAAGAGGATAACATATCTCGCTTTGCAGTAGAGATTTTGGGAATGGAAAGGACATTAGAGTCAGATAATTTGTCGTCTTTTTTGGTGGTCTCAATCTAGTGATAAACAGAACCATCAAGTTTTCTTATTCCTATCTGAATGGacccttttctttctttggcaGTTTACAGAAGGTTTCCGGGAGCTTTGACTACCAATTGGACTACAATGAGATCAATTCATGGAACTGGTATCCCTCACATCCCCATaacttttcattttgatttatttGTACATGTGTATAACTGTTCTAGTAATTTCTGTTTATCGACAGCATTCTACTCATGTGAAATCCTCACTGTTTTTTATATAACATGAAACTCTGGGTGTCTTTgtctcatcattttttttttttgggttgagaaAACTTGGGTATAAATACTATTTTTAAGGAGAGAATTGGAGCTCAAGATTTTATTTATATGTATTACACAGTTTCTTATGTTGTCACACCATTATTTGTTGTTACTTTGTTATATGTAAGTGAGACTGAATTTATTTATGTGGCTTGTTTTTCTTCTGTACGTGTACCAGCATCTATGGCTGCAAGAGATTACTATGAGACAGTTGGGGTTAGCAGGAATGCAAGTGCATTAGAAATAAAGAAAGCTTATTATGGGGTAGGTTCTGCCTCACTTCTGTTTTTCTTAATTTGCATATGTATGCACAGAGTCAAGTATTATAGCATGTAGAAATTTCACTTCTAAGAGACATTTCACTATAATTATATGAAATTTTAGGTATATTACAGATGGAGGTTCAAGGTTAGTGCAGCTTTAAACCTATTAGTTCAAGGTTAGCTATGTGTCCTG encodes the following:
- the LOC133742708 gene encoding chaperone protein dnaJ GFA2, mitochondrial-like; protein product: MDPFLSLAVYRRFPGALTTNWTTMRSIHGTASMAARDYYETVGVSRNASALEIKKAYYGALQLGQDSELLRLSLKIWN